One Pseudomonas sp. FP1742 genomic window carries:
- a CDS encoding alpha/beta fold hydrolase, whose translation MRARFLSTAVFLIAVLFNFPSLAASRCDVNVPTEHVDLDQVSLAYQSIGRASDPALLLVMGLGGQLIHWPDEVVVALCQQGFRVIRYDNRDVGLSTWRQTPAEANLTFEVLRYKLGLPVSAPYTLTDMADDALGLMDALHIQQFHVLGASMGGMIAQHLAAMAPQRVESLTLLMTSSGAEGLPAPSAALVQLLARRGAPNREVALEQQADLLAALGSPSVTDDRQALLHQAALSYDRAFNPEGVKRQIMAILAERSRVDLLNQLRVPTLVVHGTADPLLPVMHGVHLAAHIRGSQLKLIPGLAHRFQEAFKAPLLAAVLPYLQAHREDTSHWAQIDPVAERNLL comes from the coding sequence ATGCGTGCACGATTTTTATCCACAGCGGTCTTTCTGATCGCTGTGTTGTTCAATTTTCCGTCTCTTGCGGCGTCTCGTTGCGACGTTAACGTTCCAACCGAACATGTCGATCTGGATCAGGTGAGTCTGGCTTACCAGAGCATCGGCCGTGCGTCCGACCCTGCGTTGTTGCTGGTGATGGGCCTGGGTGGGCAGTTGATTCACTGGCCGGACGAGGTGGTGGTCGCGCTGTGTCAGCAGGGTTTTCGGGTGATTCGCTATGACAATCGCGATGTCGGCCTGTCGACCTGGCGGCAGACACCCGCTGAGGCCAATCTGACGTTCGAAGTGTTGCGCTACAAACTCGGCCTGCCGGTATCGGCGCCCTACACCCTGACCGACATGGCGGACGATGCCCTTGGGCTGATGGATGCCTTGCACATCCAGCAGTTTCACGTGCTGGGTGCCAGCATGGGGGGGATGATCGCCCAGCATCTGGCGGCCATGGCGCCGCAGCGGGTCGAGAGCCTGACGTTGCTGATGACCAGCTCGGGCGCCGAAGGTTTGCCGGCGCCGAGTGCGGCCCTGGTGCAGCTGCTCGCGCGACGCGGCGCGCCGAACCGCGAAGTGGCGCTGGAGCAGCAGGCTGATTTGCTGGCGGCGCTGGGCAGTCCTTCGGTCACTGATGATCGGCAGGCGTTGCTGCATCAAGCGGCGCTGTCTTATGACCGGGCGTTTAACCCGGAAGGCGTGAAGCGCCAGATCATGGCGATCCTTGCCGAGCGCAGTCGTGTGGATCTGCTCAACCAATTGCGGGTGCCGACGCTGGTGGTTCACGGCACCGCTGATCCGTTGTTGCCGGTAATGCATGGCGTGCATCTGGCGGCACACATTCGTGGCAGTCAGTTGAAGTTGATCCCGGGGCTGGCCCATCGTTTTCAGGAAGCGTTCAAGGCGCCATTGCTGGCGGCGGTGTTGCCGTATTTGCAGGCCCATCGCGAAGATACTTCGCACTGGGCGCAGATTGATCCCGTGGCCGAACGCAATCTTCTATAA
- the metE gene encoding 5-methyltetrahydropteroyltriglutamate--homocysteine S-methyltransferase — protein sequence MALAHTLGFPRIGADRELKKALESYWKGDLDQDVLNSVGRQLRATHWQLQKDAGIDLLPVGDFAWYDQVLTHSLTFGVIPERFDSARGAKGLPTLDTLFAMARGATAACCGSEHGTAQYAQELTKWFDTNYHYLVPEFTADQQFKLSWEQLFDEVDEAKALGHNVKPVIIGPLTYLWLGKAKGNDFDKLDLLERLLPIYGEILGRLAAQGVEWVQIDEPILTLDLPQAWKNAFERAYHILQYSPLKKLVATYFSGLEDNLGLAVGLPVQGLHIDAVRAPDQLGQVLDRLPTYKILSVGLVNGRNVWRCELEQALAQLQPAQERFGDNLWVSSSCSLLHSPVDLEREDKLDPELKSWLAFAVQKCGEIAVLRDALNDPQSPKVQAALAQSRTIQASRAESSRIHKADVQARINAIGAADSQRHSPFAKRIEQQRARLQLPAFPTTTIGSFPQTGSIRLARQAFKQGKLSANDYTDAMHSEIRHAVQVQERLGLDVLVHGEAERNDMVEYFAEQLDGYLFTRFGWVQSYGSRCVKPAIIYGDLSRPNAMTVDWITYAQSLTDKVMKGMLTGPVTMLMWSFPREDVSRKIQAQQLALALRDEVVDLEAAGIKIVQIDEAAFREGLPLRRAQWQEYLDWAVEAFRLSASGVRDETQIHTHMCYSEFNDVIESIAAMDADVITIETSRSDMELLEAFEAFDYPNDIGPGVYDIHSPRVPDTAEMVKLMSKAVKRIPAERLWVNPDCGLKTRAWPETEAALVNMVAAARQLRSQLA from the coding sequence ATGGCTCTGGCCCACACACTTGGTTTTCCACGCATCGGCGCGGACCGCGAACTGAAAAAAGCCCTCGAATCCTACTGGAAGGGCGATCTGGATCAGGACGTGCTGAACAGCGTCGGCCGCCAATTGCGCGCCACCCACTGGCAATTGCAGAAAGACGCCGGCATCGACTTGCTGCCCGTGGGCGACTTCGCCTGGTACGACCAGGTGCTGACCCATTCCCTGACCTTCGGTGTAATTCCCGAGCGCTTCGACAGCGCCAGGGGGGCCAAAGGCCTGCCGACCCTCGACACTCTGTTCGCCATGGCCCGTGGCGCCACGGCAGCCTGCTGCGGCAGCGAACACGGCACCGCGCAATACGCCCAGGAACTGACCAAGTGGTTCGACACCAACTACCACTACCTGGTCCCGGAATTCACCGCCGACCAACAGTTCAAGCTGAGCTGGGAACAGCTGTTCGACGAAGTCGACGAGGCGAAAGCCCTCGGCCACAACGTCAAACCCGTCATCATCGGTCCATTGACTTACCTGTGGCTGGGCAAAGCCAAGGGCAACGACTTCGACAAGCTCGATCTGCTGGAACGCCTGCTGCCGATCTACGGTGAAATCCTCGGTCGCCTGGCTGCCCAAGGCGTGGAATGGGTGCAGATCGACGAACCGATCCTCACCCTGGATCTGCCACAAGCCTGGAAAAACGCCTTCGAACGCGCTTATCACATCCTCCAGTACTCGCCGCTGAAAAAGCTTGTGGCGACCTACTTCAGTGGCCTGGAAGACAACCTCGGCCTGGCTGTCGGCCTGCCGGTGCAAGGCCTGCACATCGACGCGGTGCGGGCGCCGGATCAACTCGGCCAGGTGCTGGATCGTCTGCCGACCTACAAGATTCTCTCGGTAGGCCTGGTGAACGGTCGCAACGTCTGGCGCTGCGAACTGGAGCAAGCCCTCGCGCAACTGCAACCGGCCCAGGAACGCTTTGGCGATAACCTGTGGGTCAGCAGTTCCTGCTCGCTGCTGCACAGCCCGGTAGACCTGGAGCGTGAAGACAAACTCGACCCCGAACTGAAAAGCTGGCTGGCCTTCGCCGTGCAGAAGTGCGGTGAAATTGCCGTGCTGCGCGATGCCCTGAACGACCCGCAATCGCCCAAGGTGCAAGCGGCACTCGCCCAAAGCCGGACGATTCAGGCCAGCCGCGCCGAGTCATCGCGTATCCATAAAGCCGACGTGCAGGCGCGCATCAACGCTATCGGTGCAGCGGACAGCCAACGTCATTCGCCGTTTGCCAAACGCATCGAACAGCAGCGTGCGCGCTTGCAACTGCCGGCATTCCCGACCACCACCATCGGCTCGTTCCCGCAGACCGGTTCGATCCGTCTGGCGCGCCAGGCCTTCAAGCAAGGCAAGCTGTCGGCCAACGATTACACCGACGCCATGCACAGCGAAATCCGCCATGCCGTGCAAGTCCAGGAACGCCTGGGCCTGGACGTGCTGGTGCACGGTGAGGCCGAACGCAACGACATGGTCGAATACTTCGCCGAGCAACTGGACGGCTACCTGTTCACCCGTTTCGGCTGGGTCCAGAGCTATGGTTCGCGCTGTGTGAAACCGGCCATCATCTACGGCGACCTGAGCCGCCCGAACGCCATGACCGTCGACTGGATCACCTACGCGCAAAGCCTCACCGACAAGGTCATGAAAGGCATGCTCACCGGTCCCGTGACCATGCTGATGTGGTCGTTCCCGCGCGAAGACGTCTCGCGCAAAATCCAGGCGCAGCAGCTGGCATTGGCCCTGCGTGACGAAGTGGTGGACCTGGAAGCCGCCGGCATCAAGATCGTGCAGATCGACGAAGCTGCGTTCCGCGAAGGCCTGCCGCTGCGTCGGGCGCAATGGCAGGAATACCTGGATTGGGCGGTGGAAGCGTTCCGCCTGAGCGCATCGGGTGTGCGTGACGAAACCCAGATTCACACCCACATGTGCTACAGCGAATTCAATGACGTGATCGAGTCCATCGCGGCGATGGACGCCGACGTAATCACCATCGAAACCTCGCGCTCGGACATGGAATTGCTGGAGGCCTTCGAAGCCTTCGACTACCCGAACGACATCGGCCCGGGCGTCTACGACATCCACTCGCCCCGGGTGCCGGACACGGCCGAGATGGTCAAGTTGATGAGCAAAGCGGTAAAGCGCATTCCGGCCGAGCGGTTGTGGGTAAACCCCGATTGCGGGTTGAAGACCCGGGCCTGGCCGGAGACTGAGGCGGCGCTGGTGAACATGGTGGCGGCGGCGCGGCAGTTGCGCAGTCAGTTGGCCTAA
- the metR gene encoding transcriptional regulator MetR: MLEIRHLKTLHALREADSLVDAADRLHLTQSALSHQFKELEERMGMPLFVRKTKPVRFTSAGLRLLQLADATLPLLRSAERDIARLAGGTAGRLHMAIECHSCFQWLMPTIDQFRDAWPEVELDLASGFSFAPLPALARGDLDLVVTSDPLELVGITYVPLFTYEAMLAVANQHRLANKPYIVPEDLLTETLITYPVERDRLDIFTRFLEPADIEPAQVRTSELTVMMMQLVASGRGVCGMPHWALHEYSSRGYVKAKRLGEKGLFATLYAGIRADMLDAPYMRDFLLTAKDTSFSTLDGVSAVR; encoded by the coding sequence GTGCTTGAAATCCGTCACCTGAAGACCCTGCACGCCTTGCGCGAAGCCGACAGCCTGGTGGATGCGGCCGACCGCCTGCACCTGACCCAGTCGGCGCTGTCCCACCAGTTCAAGGAACTGGAAGAGCGCATGGGCATGCCGCTGTTCGTGCGCAAGACCAAACCGGTGCGCTTCACCAGTGCCGGCTTGCGCCTGCTGCAACTGGCCGACGCCACCCTGCCGTTGCTGCGCAGTGCCGAGCGTGACATTGCGCGGCTGGCCGGCGGCACCGCGGGGCGTTTGCACATGGCCATCGAGTGCCACAGCTGCTTTCAGTGGCTGATGCCGACCATCGACCAGTTCCGCGATGCCTGGCCGGAAGTCGAGCTGGACCTGGCCTCGGGCTTCTCCTTCGCCCCGCTGCCGGCGCTGGCCCGAGGCGACCTGGACCTGGTGGTGACCTCCGATCCGCTGGAACTGGTGGGGATCACTTACGTGCCGTTGTTCACCTACGAAGCCATGCTCGCGGTGGCGAACCAGCACCGCTTGGCGAACAAGCCGTACATCGTGCCTGAAGACCTGCTCACGGAAACCTTGATCACCTATCCGGTGGAACGCGATCGGCTGGACATCTTCACCCGCTTCCTGGAGCCGGCCGACATCGAACCGGCGCAGGTACGCACCTCGGAGCTGACGGTGATGATGATGCAACTGGTGGCCAGCGGTCGCGGCGTGTGCGGCATGCCCCATTGGGCGCTGCATGAATACAGCTCACGGGGTTATGTGAAGGCCAAGCGACTGGGCGAGAAAGGTTTGTTTGCGACGTTGTATGCCGGGATCCGCGCCGACATGCTCGATGCGCCCTACATGCGCGACTTTTTGCTGACGGCCAAGGACACGTCGTTTTCGACGCTGGATGGGGTTAGTGCGGTGCGATAG
- a CDS encoding GNAT family N-acetyltransferase: MWIQRLDASHALDYRALMLEAYDLHPQAFTSSVRERAAMPLGWWESRLTSKLDVVLGAFEEGRLAGIVGLAFEVREKARHKATLFGMYVTGKVRQRGLGYQLVQAALAEAQSHQGLRLIQLTVTAGNEAAFKLYQRCGFVQFGLEPLAVRVGEDYFDKIHMWREITPEP; this comes from the coding sequence ATGTGGATTCAGCGGCTTGATGCCAGCCATGCCCTGGATTATCGGGCCCTGATGCTCGAAGCCTACGACTTGCATCCCCAGGCGTTCACTTCCAGCGTGCGCGAGCGCGCCGCGATGCCGCTGGGGTGGTGGGAATCACGCCTGACCAGCAAGCTGGATGTGGTGCTGGGGGCGTTCGAGGAGGGCAGGTTGGCGGGCATCGTCGGCCTGGCCTTCGAGGTCAGGGAAAAGGCCCGGCACAAGGCCACGCTGTTTGGCATGTACGTGACCGGCAAGGTGCGGCAGCGCGGGCTCGGTTATCAACTGGTTCAGGCGGCGTTGGCTGAAGCGCAGAGTCATCAGGGCCTGCGGCTGATCCAGCTGACCGTCACCGCCGGCAATGAAGCGGCATTCAAACTGTATCAGCGCTGCGGCTTCGTGCAGTTTGGCCTGGAACCGTTGGCGGTGCGAGTGGGCGAAGACTACTTCGACAAGATCCACATGTGGCGCGAGATTACCCCTGAGCCTTGA
- a CDS encoding LysE family translocator: MIPLQDLLIFAAAALLMVLTPGPNMIYLISRSICQGRKAGVTSLLGVVAGFLVHLFAAAAGLTAVFMAVPVAYEVLKWAGALYLMWLAWQAVKPGARSPFEAQQLPADSSRKLITMGFLTSALNPKIAVFYLSVFPQFITPEHGSVFSQSIILGLTQISVSFSVNLLIAMFAAGIASWFVNNPNWLAMQRYFMGFVLSGLAVRLMLEQRRAA; the protein is encoded by the coding sequence ATGATCCCACTTCAAGACTTACTGATTTTTGCCGCCGCTGCATTGCTGATGGTGCTCACCCCCGGGCCGAACATGATCTACCTGATCTCCCGTTCCATTTGCCAGGGGCGCAAGGCCGGTGTGACATCGTTGCTGGGCGTGGTCGCGGGATTTCTCGTGCACCTGTTCGCTGCCGCCGCGGGGTTGACCGCGGTGTTCATGGCCGTGCCGGTGGCCTACGAAGTATTGAAGTGGGCCGGCGCGTTGTACCTGATGTGGCTGGCCTGGCAGGCGGTCAAGCCCGGTGCGCGTTCACCGTTCGAGGCGCAGCAACTGCCGGCGGACTCGTCCCGCAAGCTGATCACCATGGGCTTTCTGACCAGTGCCCTGAACCCGAAGATCGCGGTGTTTTACCTGTCGGTGTTTCCGCAGTTCATTACCCCTGAGCACGGTTCAGTGTTCAGCCAGAGCATCATCCTCGGCCTGACCCAGATCAGCGTGAGTTTCAGCGTCAACCTGCTGATCGCGATGTTCGCCGCAGGCATCGCGTCCTGGTTCGTCAACAACCCGAACTGGTTGGCGATGCAGCGTTACTTCATGGGTTTCGTGCTGTCCGGGCTGGCGGTGCGGTTGATGCTTGAGCAGCGGCGAGCAGCCTGA
- a CDS encoding NUDIX domain-containing protein, producing MTLSSAASPRIIRIAAALLIGPDGRTLLVRKRGTQAFMQPGGKIEAHEQPVHALARELEEELGLVIDPAHAIYLGPFSAPAANEPGFVVQAELFQLTIDSHVCPAAEIEEVCWIDPATDGDLTLAPLTRDLILPFYRASLIETD from the coding sequence ATGACGCTTTCATCCGCTGCTTCGCCCCGTATCATCCGCATTGCCGCTGCCCTGCTGATCGGCCCCGACGGTCGCACCTTGCTGGTGCGCAAGCGCGGCACCCAGGCGTTCATGCAGCCGGGCGGCAAGATCGAGGCTCATGAGCAACCGGTCCACGCCCTCGCCCGTGAGCTGGAAGAGGAACTGGGGCTGGTCATCGACCCGGCGCACGCCATTTATCTGGGGCCATTCTCGGCCCCGGCCGCCAACGAGCCGGGTTTTGTCGTACAGGCCGAACTCTTTCAGCTGACCATTGATTCCCATGTCTGCCCGGCGGCGGAGATCGAAGAGGTGTGCTGGATCGATCCGGCCACCGACGGTGATCTCACCCTGGCGCCATTGACACGGGACCTGATCTTGCCGTTTTATCGAGCTTCGCTGATCGAAACCGACTGA
- a CDS encoding transposase, whose protein sequence is MTILTSQAVVGVDVAKAEVLVYRADLQTTQAISNNRAALKRWLKTLPAKSGIAVEATNIYHLDTVELAYELGHQVYVVDGYRLSHYRRSVGQRAKNDPCDARLLARYLAHEQGGLRAWSPPPKAYKALQSLLHRRAALIKARVSLAQSWANEPRLEEELKCLMETFKRSDLAIQKQLRDLSKEAGAAENIERCKAIEGVGVLTATGFATAFLRGEFKDSNAFIAFLGMDLRVDDSGKKTGSRSLTKKGDPEIRRLAHNSAMAACRSATWKPFYEGYLARGFKRTQALVILARKLARVAFALMKNQSEYQPNRPLQGCPAT, encoded by the coding sequence ATGACAATCCTTACTTCGCAAGCGGTCGTGGGTGTTGATGTGGCCAAGGCTGAGGTGCTCGTCTATCGCGCCGATCTGCAAACCACACAAGCCATCTCCAATAATCGAGCAGCACTCAAACGTTGGCTCAAGACGCTGCCCGCCAAAAGTGGCATTGCCGTTGAGGCCACCAACATTTACCACTTGGACACGGTTGAGTTGGCCTATGAGTTGGGTCATCAGGTCTACGTCGTGGACGGTTATCGCTTGAGTCATTACCGCCGCAGTGTCGGCCAACGAGCTAAAAATGATCCGTGTGATGCTCGTCTTCTGGCTCGGTATCTGGCGCATGAACAGGGTGGGTTACGCGCTTGGAGCCCGCCGCCCAAGGCTTACAAGGCCCTGCAAAGCCTGCTTCATCGACGGGCAGCACTGATCAAGGCGCGTGTCAGCCTGGCTCAGAGCTGGGCCAATGAGCCGCGCCTGGAAGAAGAGCTGAAATGTCTGATGGAGACGTTTAAGCGCTCGGATTTGGCCATTCAAAAACAGCTGCGTGACCTGAGCAAAGAGGCCGGAGCCGCCGAAAATATTGAGCGTTGCAAGGCCATTGAAGGCGTTGGTGTACTGACGGCAACTGGATTTGCGACGGCTTTTTTGCGTGGCGAGTTTAAGGACAGCAATGCCTTCATCGCTTTTTTGGGCATGGACTTGAGGGTCGATGACTCGGGAAAAAAGACGGGGAGTCGCAGTCTGACCAAGAAAGGGGATCCGGAAATACGACGTCTGGCCCACAACTCGGCCATGGCCGCCTGTCGTTCAGCGACCTGGAAACCATTTTATGAAGGGTACCTGGCCAGAGGTTTCAAGAGGACTCAGGCCCTGGTAATCCTTGCCCGAAAACTCGCCCGGGTGGCGTTCGCTCTGATGAAAAACCAGAGCGAATACCAACCGAATCGACCGTTGCAGGGTTGTCCTGCAACATAG
- a CDS encoding HD domain-containing phosphohydrolase, which translates to MEEQLPTTVTDKPTLLLVDDEESILNSLRRLLRSQPYEVLLATSGAQALEIMAQRPVDLVMSDARMPNMDGATLLAYIHQHYPNTTRIMLTGYADPSAIIKAINEGQIHRYISKPWHDEEMLLTLRQSLAYQYSERERLRLVQETWDQNEKLKLLNATLEKHVAARTSELQQTADMLDLAYEELKRSYVTGTEVFSLLANLRLPPAKQTNRQIIEVVRVYCKLHSLDEGTSRDLTMAAALYNMGKLSWTDSMMSTPSDLLHHNDRERYRGYPKQSESLLMTLDPMKDAARLILHHQERWDGSGFPDRLKGESIPFGSRLLKLAVDFIELQRGLILERQMNSDEALVYIRQYAGRLYDPELVEDFIQVCAAYLSDVTLADPTVKVLSTRDLVAGMILARNLNADNGMLLLNAGKVLNGPLVEKLIAFEAMEGAKYSIFVKVPEEVEAAILETS; encoded by the coding sequence ATGGAAGAGCAACTCCCCACGACTGTGACTGATAAACCCACGTTACTGCTGGTGGACGATGAGGAGTCGATTCTCAACAGCCTGCGCCGACTGTTACGCAGCCAGCCCTACGAGGTGCTGCTGGCCACCAGCGGTGCCCAGGCCCTGGAAATCATGGCGCAGCGGCCGGTCGATCTGGTGATGAGTGATGCGCGCATGCCCAATATGGACGGCGCCACGCTGCTGGCCTACATCCATCAGCACTACCCCAACACCACCCGGATCATGTTGACCGGTTATGCCGATCCGTCGGCCATTATCAAAGCCATCAATGAAGGGCAGATCCATCGATACATCAGCAAGCCCTGGCACGATGAGGAAATGCTGCTGACGTTGCGACAATCTCTCGCCTATCAGTATTCCGAACGTGAGCGGTTGCGTCTGGTGCAGGAGACGTGGGATCAGAACGAGAAATTGAAACTGCTCAACGCCACCCTGGAAAAACACGTCGCGGCCCGCACCAGCGAGCTGCAACAGACCGCCGACATGCTGGACCTGGCCTACGAAGAGCTCAAACGCAGCTATGTCACCGGCACGGAAGTGTTTTCGTTGCTGGCCAACCTGCGCCTGCCGCCCGCCAAGCAAACCAACCGGCAAATCATCGAAGTGGTGCGGGTGTACTGCAAACTCCATAGTCTGGACGAAGGCACCAGTCGCGACCTGACCATGGCGGCGGCGCTCTACAACATGGGTAAGTTGAGCTGGACCGACAGCATGATGAGTACGCCTTCGGACCTGCTGCATCACAATGACCGCGAGCGCTATCGGGGTTATCCGAAGCAGAGCGAGTCACTGTTGATGACGCTCGACCCGATGAAGGATGCCGCGCGGCTGATCCTGCACCACCAGGAGCGCTGGGACGGCAGCGGTTTTCCCGACCGGCTCAAGGGCGAGTCGATTCCGTTCGGTTCACGGTTGCTGAAGCTGGCGGTGGATTTCATCGAGTTGCAGCGCGGGCTGATCCTCGAGCGGCAGATGAACAGCGATGAAGCGCTGGTGTATATCCGCCAGTACGCCGGTCGGCTCTATGACCCGGAACTGGTGGAGGATTTCATTCAGGTTTGCGCGGCTTACCTGAGCGATGTGACGCTGGCTGACCCGACGGTCAAGGTGCTGAGCACCCGGGATCTGGTGGCGGGCATGATCCTGGCGCGCAACCTGAATGCCGACAACGGCATGCTGCTGCTCAATGCCGGCAAGGTATTGAACGGGCCGTTGGTGGAAAAACTGATCGCCTTCGAGGCGATGGAAGGGGCCAAGTACAGCATTTTTGTGAAGGTGCCGGAGGAAGTGGAGGCTGCGATTCTGGAGACGAGTTGA
- a CDS encoding EAL domain-containing protein, translated as MSVNTLLARTNRRILIVDDTASIHEDFAKILSPSSIDDDSLASAENALFGTSVTVSSQGFVMDSAFQGREALDKVETALANDSPYAMAFIDMRMPPGWDGLETIERLWQADPKLQVALCTAYSDYSWEDIDQRLELGDRLLILKKPFDAIEIRQMASALTAKWQMTEDAALKMSLLEQAVEERTRELSDANIIVQNSPTILYRLRGEPSFPLMYISHNITKYGHIAAALVASSNWAQELIHPEDQSKVDTAMARVLDRHAAGASIEFRMRTGDGDWRWVENRYIPVRDDEGRLLEVEGIIIDITERKLAEEKIALLARTDGLTGLANRATLIERLHQAFAAARRGATPFAMFYLDLDHFKRINDTLGHPVGDLLLQEVARRIKTCVRENDVVARLGGDEFAILQLDVGDPTQSAALAAKVRDALVLPYSLAGNDVRVSVSIGISSYTQVSLSAESLLTQADMALYRSKEKGRNQYHFHSEEINQEVVERMTIASDLKTAIERDELELHYWPEVDLSSGKILGMEAQVSWNHPQRGLLEAQAFLPAAEKTGAIVALGHWVLERACRQMRQWRDEGMAPPVVAIKLSLAQLKSGPELIYDVLRTTARWELCPWDLRFDVTEATLAQTKWTHNDVLPRLRELGVKIAIDDFGTEYSSFDYLKTYQVNHLKLAQAFIDTAAHDAASATTLRAIINFAREVGIGIIAEGVETQEQRTSLMATGSPMNAQGYYFSKAVSSQQAAELLKAGSIVHANHNPGALPDDSRRATEDKG; from the coding sequence ATGTCAGTGAATACGCTGCTTGCGCGGACTAATCGTCGGATTCTGATCGTCGACGACACGGCGTCGATCCATGAAGACTTCGCCAAGATTCTCAGCCCGTCATCCATCGATGACGACAGCCTGGCCAGCGCCGAAAACGCCCTGTTCGGAACCTCAGTGACGGTATCGTCGCAAGGTTTCGTGATGGACTCCGCATTTCAGGGCCGCGAGGCGCTGGACAAGGTCGAAACCGCACTGGCCAATGATTCGCCCTACGCGATGGCCTTCATCGACATGCGCATGCCGCCGGGCTGGGACGGCCTGGAAACCATCGAACGCCTGTGGCAGGCCGATCCCAAGCTGCAAGTGGCGCTCTGCACCGCGTATTCCGACTATTCCTGGGAAGACATCGACCAGCGCCTGGAGCTGGGCGATCGCCTGCTGATCCTGAAAAAGCCCTTCGATGCCATCGAAATCCGCCAGATGGCCAGCGCATTGACCGCCAAGTGGCAAATGACCGAAGACGCGGCGCTGAAGATGTCCCTGCTGGAGCAAGCGGTCGAGGAGCGTACCCGGGAGCTGTCCGACGCCAACATCATTGTGCAGAACAGTCCTACCATCCTGTATCGGCTGCGGGGTGAACCCTCGTTTCCGTTGATGTACATCTCCCACAACATTACCAAGTACGGCCATATCGCGGCGGCCCTGGTGGCTTCGTCCAACTGGGCTCAGGAACTGATTCATCCTGAAGACCAATCGAAAGTCGACACCGCCATGGCCCGGGTGCTGGACCGCCATGCGGCGGGTGCTTCCATCGAATTCCGGATGCGCACCGGCGACGGTGACTGGCGCTGGGTCGAAAACCGCTATATCCCGGTGCGCGACGATGAGGGCCGCTTGCTGGAAGTCGAAGGCATCATCATCGACATCACCGAACGCAAACTGGCCGAGGAAAAGATCGCCCTGCTGGCCCGCACCGACGGCCTGACCGGGCTGGCCAACCGCGCGACGCTGATCGAACGCCTGCACCAGGCCTTCGCCGCCGCCCGGCGAGGGGCCACCCCGTTTGCCATGTTTTACCTGGACCTGGATCACTTCAAACGCATCAACGATACCCTGGGCCACCCGGTGGGCGACCTGTTGTTGCAGGAAGTCGCCCGACGGATCAAAACCTGCGTGCGGGAAAACGACGTGGTCGCCCGCCTGGGGGGCGACGAGTTCGCGATTCTGCAACTGGACGTCGGCGATCCGACCCAGTCGGCGGCCCTGGCCGCCAAGGTCCGCGATGCACTGGTGCTGCCCTACTCCCTGGCCGGCAATGATGTGCGGGTTTCGGTCAGCATCGGCATCAGCAGTTACACCCAGGTCAGCCTCAGCGCCGAAAGCCTGTTGACCCAGGCCGACATGGCGCTGTATCGCTCCAAGGAAAAGGGCCGCAACCAGTACCACTTCCACTCCGAGGAAATCAATCAGGAAGTGGTCGAGCGCATGACCATCGCCAGCGACTTGAAAACGGCCATCGAACGCGACGAACTTGAACTGCATTACTGGCCGGAAGTGGACTTGAGCAGCGGCAAGATCCTCGGCATGGAAGCGCAGGTCAGCTGGAACCACCCCCAGCGTGGGTTGCTGGAAGCCCAGGCGTTTCTGCCCGCGGCGGAAAAGACCGGCGCCATCGTCGCCCTCGGCCACTGGGTGCTGGAGCGCGCCTGTCGGCAAATGCGCCAATGGCGTGACGAAGGCATGGCGCCACCGGTGGTGGCGATAAAACTGTCCCTGGCACAGCTCAAGAGTGGTCCCGAGCTGATCTACGATGTGTTGCGTACCACCGCGCGTTGGGAACTGTGCCCGTGGGACCTGCGCTTCGACGTCACCGAAGCGACCCTGGCCCAGACCAAATGGACGCACAACGATGTACTGCCGCGCCTGCGAGAGCTGGGGGTGAAGATCGCCATCGACGACTTCGGCACCGAATACTCTTCGTTCGATTACCTCAAGACCTACCAGGTCAATCATCTGAAACTCGCTCAAGCGTTCATCGACACCGCCGCCCACGACGCGGCCAGCGCCACCACCTTGCGGGCCATTATCAATTTCGCCCGTGAGGTCGGGATCGGCATCATCGCCGAAGGCGTCGAAACCCAGGAGCAACGCACTTCGCTGATGGCCACCGGCTCACCGATGAACGCCCAGGGCTATTACTTCAGCAAAGCGGTCAGCAGCCAGCAGGCCGCCGAACTGCTGAAGGCCGGGAGCATCGTGCACGCAAACCACAATCCCGGAGCATTACCGGACGATTCGCGGCGAGCGACGGAGGACAAGGGATGA